A window of the Lentimicrobiaceae bacterium genome harbors these coding sequences:
- a CDS encoding lactate utilization protein has product METANEALLKVKKQLELNNFEVFIAADAAEAREVFENKILSNLEISSASFADSMTMLSTGALEVLKHKAPVEFIDPFDANEGMEGKIRQRKRALTVDLFLTGTNAITEKGQLVNLDMIGNRVGAITFGPTYVVLFVGKNKLVKDLDAAFHRIRTVAAPLNVKRHDKFKTPCQITGICDDCRSPHRICNTWTITEKSYPPKRIKIILIDQEMGL; this is encoded by the coding sequence ATGGAAACAGCCAATGAAGCATTACTGAAAGTTAAAAAGCAGCTTGAGCTGAATAATTTTGAAGTTTTTATAGCTGCTGACGCTGCTGAAGCCAGGGAAGTGTTTGAAAATAAAATACTTTCGAATCTGGAAATCTCAAGTGCATCATTTGCCGATTCAATGACCATGCTCTCCACCGGAGCACTGGAAGTGTTAAAGCACAAGGCCCCGGTAGAGTTTATTGATCCATTTGATGCAAACGAAGGGATGGAGGGCAAAATCCGACAGCGGAAAAGGGCGCTCACAGTAGATTTGTTTCTTACAGGCACCAACGCCATCACCGAAAAAGGGCAGTTGGTCAATCTTGACATGATTGGAAACAGGGTAGGAGCCATTACATTCGGGCCAACTTATGTAGTGTTGTTTGTTGGTAAAAATAAGCTGGTAAAAGATCTCGATGCAGCATTTCATCGCATCAGAACTGTGGCAGCTCCGCTCAATGTAAAACGTCATGATAAATTTAAAACACCGTGTCAGATAACCGGCATTTGCGATGATTGCCGGAGCCCGCACCGGATATGCAACACATGGACCATTACAGAAAAATCCTATCCACCCAAAAGAATTAAGATTATTCTGATTGATCAGGAAATGGGATTGTAA
- a CDS encoding NAD(P)-dependent oxidoreductase → MTAINKLKAGWIGLGNMGNPMVKNLLKAGFEVSVFNRNRSKEDELLALGATSASSPRQLMETCDIIFTMLSDDAAVKHIFEYENGLLSAQGEGKLIVNMSTVSPDTSRYLSAACSRHQLHFLEAPVSGSVKPAQDGALIILVGGTAEDYNKALPFFDVLGKLALLLGPVGVGSSAKLAINYLLGLNLQGLAETVLFAEKNGVRTEDMLTIVNEGACGNGITKIKTPAILAKSYPAAFALKHLVKDLRLAREAGLNAPLMQPLFDQYNLAYSNGLGEQDVMAIISQLEQKK, encoded by the coding sequence ATGACTGCAATCAATAAATTAAAAGCAGGATGGATTGGCCTGGGAAATATGGGAAATCCTATGGTAAAAAACCTGTTGAAGGCAGGATTTGAAGTTTCTGTATTTAATCGCAACCGCTCAAAAGAAGATGAGTTGCTGGCTTTGGGAGCTACTTCAGCTTCAAGTCCCCGCCAATTGATGGAGACCTGCGATATTATCTTTACCATGTTATCTGATGATGCGGCAGTGAAGCATATTTTTGAATATGAAAATGGCCTGCTTTCTGCTCAAGGCGAAGGGAAACTGATTGTGAACATGAGTACGGTTTCGCCTGACACTTCCCGCTATTTGTCAGCTGCCTGCAGCCGGCATCAGTTACATTTTCTTGAAGCGCCTGTTTCGGGCAGTGTAAAGCCTGCCCAGGACGGAGCCCTCATTATTTTAGTTGGTGGCACTGCTGAGGATTACAACAAAGCCCTGCCTTTTTTTGATGTACTGGGCAAACTCGCCTTGCTCCTGGGCCCTGTCGGGGTTGGCAGCTCGGCCAAACTGGCCATTAACTACTTACTGGGACTTAACTTACAGGGACTGGCCGAGACGGTTTTGTTTGCCGAAAAGAATGGCGTTCGTACAGAAGATATGCTCACCATTGTGAATGAAGGTGCCTGTGGAAATGGCATCACCAAGATTAAAACGCCTGCTATTCTCGCCAAATCCTATCCGGCCGCTTTTGCACTGAAACATCTGGTTAAGGATTTAAGACTGGCCCGCGAAGCCGGACTCAATGCGCCGCTGATGCAGCCATTGTTCGACCAGTACAACCTGGCATATAGCAACGGACTGGGCGAACAGGATGTAATGGCTATTATAAGCCAACTGGAACAGAAGAAATAA
- a CDS encoding DUF2059 domain-containing protein: protein MKKIALLLFAFALISISNGQNSKMDDIRMLLDLTGADKTGNQIASQIISIYKADNSDDIPGVWDTLQVVINEGMGDLIDSIAHIYDKLYTHEEIKSIIEIYQSPAGKKIIETMPVLTELSMKAGQNWATGNIEKIQARIAPLIEKYSGKELTYDDFYNPDEKYDYDTKKKILCAKSNRTMTQGSPEYKYSVHYDAQKWDIVPNETVNPIADLTFSSKNQEVYAVLIAETEIFTIQQLKAAAIYNMSKASKETRTESTGLRNVNGKEMLCMKISCKIDGDTYKYYNYYYAGDWGILQFIVMTTPENYDNNLKDMEDLLSGIFVE, encoded by the coding sequence ATGAAAAAAATTGCCCTTTTATTATTCGCATTTGCGCTGATTTCCATTTCAAATGGACAGAATTCAAAAATGGATGACATCAGGATGTTACTGGATTTGACCGGAGCAGACAAGACCGGAAATCAGATCGCCAGCCAAATCATCTCCATTTATAAAGCTGACAATAGCGATGATATTCCGGGGGTATGGGATACACTGCAAGTTGTTATCAATGAAGGCATGGGCGATTTAATCGATAGCATTGCGCATATTTATGACAAATTATACACCCATGAAGAGATAAAATCCATCATTGAAATTTACCAGTCTCCTGCAGGAAAGAAAATAATTGAAACCATGCCGGTGTTGACTGAATTAAGCATGAAAGCCGGGCAAAACTGGGCCACGGGGAATATTGAAAAAATACAGGCAAGAATAGCCCCCCTGATTGAAAAATACTCCGGAAAGGAATTAACATACGACGACTTTTACAACCCTGACGAAAAATACGATTACGACACGAAAAAGAAAATTTTGTGCGCAAAATCAAACAGAACCATGACCCAGGGAAGCCCTGAATACAAATACTCGGTTCATTACGATGCCCAAAAATGGGATATCGTACCGAATGAAACTGTAAATCCGATAGCTGACCTGACATTTTCGAGTAAAAACCAGGAGGTTTATGCCGTGCTGATAGCTGAAACCGAAATTTTTACTATTCAGCAATTAAAAGCAGCCGCCATTTACAATATGTCTAAAGCGTCTAAAGAAACAAGAACAGAATCAACCGGATTAAGAAATGTAAACGGGAAAGAAATGCTATGCATGAAAATTTCCTGCAAAATAGACGGAGATACATATAAGTATTATAACTACTACTATGCGGGCGATTGGGGTATTTTGCAATTCATTGTCATGACCACCCCTGAAAACTACGACAACAACCTGAAGGACATGGAGGATTTATTATCAGGAATATTTGTGGAATAA
- a CDS encoding response regulator produces MTRTQNSENPSLAENMIFSGKLKLYRILMVFCAILFVVSGIFINKFATEVNDPLILRLIIASLFMGLYIATYVHAFFSKNFHLFFSALLILMLVWSVYIAYANDYAFYATVIYLVMVSSISWAFKSHKTIAIYGVSAVLFNMVFMYFSDIPPINQMVISLAVVVLLFLSFIIIKSKNQSYMALYESERKFRLLLQSLGEGVVIFDYQYNFLYSNPAAALIFEMETSQLTGKSLNSFLVSAGFISLKDEHEMQKPDFTVHHEIEVVTAKKSKKHLLITETPYHYGQENFKGILGVIRDVTSRNMVQAELRQAKEKAEENDRLKSAFLANMSHEIRTPMNGILGFADLLKNPDLTGQQQAQFISIIEQSGHRMLNIINDLISISKIESGQMEVTNSETNLNERIEFLYHFFYAEASKKGLSLYFTCAFPPLEAYVITDKEKLDSVLINLIKNAIKYTDHGSITFGYRVWEKEIEFFVRDTGKGIPPDKLDMVFERFMQVDSSVNSGYEGAGLGLSISKGLVELMGGQIKVKSEDAAGSEFSFTIPRKFAPKRHHVAADKPVAGKKMLDEDRNIFVLVAEDDDTSANYLKTILRMNNCRFVLVRTGKEAVEMCRQQKFDLVLMDIKMPEMDGYSAARIIREFCPDMLIVAQTAYALETEKLKYSDVFDEYLTKPVKAEELIAILDKQFKNENY; encoded by the coding sequence ATGACCCGGACACAGAATTCTGAGAATCCATCACTGGCTGAAAATATGATTTTCTCAGGCAAATTAAAGTTGTACAGAATTTTAATGGTTTTTTGTGCCATACTCTTTGTTGTATCAGGTATATTTATCAACAAGTTTGCTACAGAGGTTAATGACCCGCTTATTTTAAGATTAATTATCGCTTCCTTGTTTATGGGCTTGTATATAGCCACCTATGTACATGCATTTTTCAGCAAAAATTTTCATTTATTTTTCAGTGCTTTGCTGATTCTGATGCTGGTATGGTCGGTATACATTGCCTATGCAAATGATTATGCTTTTTATGCCACTGTTATTTACCTGGTCATGGTTTCGTCCATTTCTTGGGCATTTAAGTCTCACAAAACCATTGCCATTTATGGTGTAAGTGCCGTGCTGTTTAATATGGTTTTTATGTATTTTTCTGATATTCCGCCCATTAATCAGATGGTTATCAGTTTGGCTGTTGTGGTGCTTTTGTTCCTTTCATTTATCATCATAAAATCGAAAAATCAATCTTATATGGCCCTTTATGAAAGTGAGCGTAAATTCAGGCTGTTGTTGCAATCACTTGGCGAAGGGGTGGTAATTTTCGATTATCAGTACAATTTCTTATATAGCAATCCGGCTGCCGCACTCATATTTGAAATGGAAACCAGTCAGCTGACAGGGAAGTCGCTGAACAGTTTCCTGGTTAGTGCCGGTTTTATAAGTCTGAAAGATGAACATGAAATGCAAAAACCCGACTTTACTGTTCATCACGAAATTGAAGTTGTTACCGCAAAAAAGAGTAAAAAGCATTTGCTGATTACCGAAACGCCTTACCACTACGGACAGGAAAATTTCAAAGGGATACTCGGGGTTATCAGGGATGTAACCAGCAGGAACATGGTGCAGGCTGAGTTGCGGCAAGCCAAAGAAAAAGCAGAAGAGAATGACCGCCTCAAATCGGCATTTCTGGCCAACATGAGTCACGAAATCCGTACACCGATGAATGGCATACTGGGCTTTGCCGATTTGCTGAAAAACCCCGATCTTACCGGGCAACAGCAGGCGCAGTTTATTTCCATTATTGAACAAAGCGGGCATCGTATGCTCAACATCATCAACGACCTGATTTCTATCTCTAAGATTGAGTCGGGGCAGATGGAAGTTACCAATTCAGAAACCAATCTGAATGAAAGAATTGAGTTTCTGTATCACTTCTTTTATGCTGAAGCTTCTAAAAAAGGGCTTTCACTCTATTTTACCTGTGCCTTTCCTCCCTTGGAAGCCTATGTCATTACTGATAAGGAAAAGCTGGATTCAGTGTTGATAAACCTTATCAAAAATGCTATCAAATATACCGATCATGGCAGCATTACCTTTGGTTACAGGGTTTGGGAAAAGGAAATTGAGTTTTTTGTCAGAGATACAGGCAAAGGTATTCCTCCTGACAAACTGGATATGGTTTTTGAGCGCTTTATGCAGGTTGATTCAAGCGTAAACAGCGGGTATGAGGGAGCCGGCCTCGGACTGTCTATCTCCAAAGGATTGGTTGAGCTGATGGGAGGCCAGATTAAAGTGAAATCAGAAGATGCCGCTGGCTCTGAATTTAGTTTTACTATCCCCAGGAAGTTCGCACCTAAACGTCATCATGTGGCTGCTGATAAACCGGTAGCCGGTAAGAAAATGCTGGACGAAGACCGGAATATATTTGTACTGGTGGCTGAAGATGATGATACTTCTGCCAACTACCTGAAAACTATTCTGAGAATGAATAATTGCCGCTTTGTTTTGGTCAGAACCGGGAAAGAGGCAGTTGAAATGTGCCGACAGCAGAAATTTGATCTTGTACTGATGGATATTAAAATGCCTGAAATGGATGGATATTCGGCAGCCCGGATTATCAGGGAATTTTGTCCCGATATGCTGATTGTAGCGCAAACGGCTTACGCTCTGGAAACTGAAAAACTTAAATATAGCGATGTTTTTGACGAATATCTGACCAAGCCGGTAAAAGCCGAAGAATTAATAGCCATTCTTGATAAGCAGTTCAAGAATGAGAACTATTGA
- a CDS encoding T9SS type A sorting domain-containing protein codes for MKKTLTFILALFMMSHLNSQTYAPFPTDTAEWNCLFWHQWSANDFYLFNSSYMLEGDTTLKGISYKKVYFNNVDFPGYQPEYLGGLRENDNKEIYFFPVATSLNLPGPVSFPNDTSEHLLYTFHNLTVGMQLPINPDFNQITVTGIDSVLLGNHYRKRYQIEQSGLFSYDYWIEGIGSIKDLFIPYTYEFEWTYYTLCFTDTLTCFINSPNGEDSCHYMLPVGLNETLGNDFSLFPNPASTTIQLKTNTQAHNGLVTIYNSQGQAVLRREFLHPETEFNIEKLIAGIYMVEIAFADKKLYRKFIKQ; via the coding sequence ATGAAAAAGACATTGACTTTTATACTGGCACTTTTCATGATGAGCCACCTGAACAGTCAGACCTATGCTCCCTTTCCAACGGATACCGCTGAATGGAATTGCCTGTTCTGGCATCAATGGTCAGCCAATGACTTTTACCTGTTTAACTCCAGTTACATGCTCGAAGGCGACACCACCTTAAAAGGGATATCATACAAAAAAGTTTATTTTAACAATGTGGACTTCCCGGGTTATCAGCCTGAATATTTAGGCGGACTAAGAGAAAACGACAACAAGGAAATTTATTTTTTCCCTGTGGCCACATCCCTGAATTTGCCGGGACCGGTTAGTTTTCCGAATGACACTTCAGAACATTTACTTTACACCTTTCATAACCTCACTGTTGGCATGCAGCTTCCCATTAATCCTGACTTTAACCAAATAACTGTCACAGGGATTGACTCTGTTCTATTGGGAAATCATTATCGTAAAAGATACCAGATTGAGCAAAGTGGATTGTTTTCTTACGATTATTGGATTGAGGGAATTGGAAGTATCAAGGATTTATTTATTCCGTATACTTACGAATTTGAATGGACATACTATACCCTCTGTTTTACCGACACCCTTACCTGCTTTATAAACTCACCCAATGGTGAAGACTCTTGTCATTATATGCTCCCGGTCGGACTTAACGAAACTTTGGGAAACGATTTTAGCTTGTTTCCCAATCCTGCTTCAACAACCATTCAATTAAAAACAAATACTCAAGCTCATAATGGCCTGGTAACTATATATAACTCACAAGGACAAGCAGTTCTCAGAAGAGAATTTCTCCATCCCGAAACTGAATTTAATATCGAAAAACTTATTGCCGGCATTTATATGGTTGAAATTGCCTTTGCAGATAAAAAACTATACAGAAAATTTATAAAACAATGA
- a CDS encoding DUF4159 domain-containing protein — protein MKLKIKAIIFLFVLTGIVAWAPPASYQIALLKYRGGGDWYANPTSLTNLIDFCNRNLKTNIDKDYATVDAGSTDIFNYPFVHMTGHGNVVFDEQEAGNLRNYLMAGGFLHIDDNYGLDQYIRPMMKKVFPELDFIELPFNHPIYHQKFQFPNGLPKIHEHDNKPAQGFGLIWEGRLVCFYSYECDLGDGWEDRAVHNDPEENRQKALRMGANMIQYVFSK, from the coding sequence ATGAAACTGAAAATAAAAGCCATCATCTTTCTTTTTGTGTTGACCGGCATTGTTGCATGGGCTCCACCGGCTTCATATCAGATTGCCTTGCTAAAATACAGAGGAGGAGGCGACTGGTACGCCAATCCTACCTCGCTTACCAACCTGATTGACTTCTGCAATCGCAATCTAAAAACCAATATTGACAAGGATTACGCTACTGTTGATGCCGGCAGCACCGACATTTTCAATTATCCTTTTGTGCATATGACCGGGCATGGCAATGTTGTATTTGACGAGCAGGAGGCCGGAAATTTGCGTAATTACCTGATGGCCGGAGGATTTCTGCATATTGATGACAATTACGGGCTTGATCAATACATCAGGCCCATGATGAAAAAGGTGTTTCCTGAACTTGATTTTATTGAGCTGCCCTTTAATCACCCTATTTACCATCAGAAATTTCAGTTTCCCAACGGGCTCCCCAAAATTCATGAACACGACAATAAACCCGCACAGGGCTTTGGTCTAATCTGGGAAGGAAGGCTGGTTTGCTTTTACTCCTACGAGTGCGATTTGGGTGACGGCTGGGAAGACCGGGCTGTACATAACGACCCCGAGGAAAACAGGCAAAAAGCCCTGCGAATGGGAGCCAACATGATACAATATGTTTTTTCAAAATAA
- a CDS encoding STAS/SEC14 domain-containing protein: protein MAQDGMKNYTISVDDKLKIIRYRHTGNIPRKELGEAWTEILNIDEFTQQEFHLLADYRGATFNFSIDETKAIDQFLIAHKALLKGKKEALIVDNPFTTVVAILFEDKLYAQTGFEIKAFSTEHAAIRWLIG, encoded by the coding sequence ATGGCGCAGGATGGCATGAAAAACTACACAATAAGTGTCGACGACAAACTTAAAATTATCCGTTACCGGCACACCGGCAATATCCCCAGAAAAGAACTGGGAGAAGCATGGACAGAAATATTAAACATTGACGAATTTACTCAACAGGAATTCCACCTGCTTGCCGATTACCGGGGTGCAACGTTTAACTTCAGCATTGATGAAACAAAGGCCATTGACCAATTTCTGATTGCGCACAAAGCATTGTTGAAGGGCAAAAAAGAAGCACTGATTGTTGACAATCCCTTTACAACTGTTGTGGCCATCCTGTTTGAGGATAAATTGTATGCCCAAACAGGCTTTGAAATCAAAGCTTTTTCCACAGAACATGCAGCCATTCGGTGGCTTATCGGGTAG
- a CDS encoding cation:proton antiporter, producing MEIPILKEVVIILGLSVLIILAFQRLKMPSILGFLITGMIAGPNGLSLISASHEVEILSETGVIFLLFIIGIEFSIKGLARVKHTVLLGGLLQVGGTILLTFLLAYLLGLTAPQAVFMGFLISLSSTAIVLKMLAEKGQMTSPQGRIALAILIFQDIIVVPMILVTPLLAGNGGNLWITVLGLIAKFALVVGLLIVLARYVVPELLHRVVKTRSRELFILTIVVLCFATAWLTSSVGLSLALGAFFAGLIISESDYSHQATANILPFREIFISFFFVSIGMLLDLRYFLDHFLILILFTIGVVLLKMVVVALTVLLMRFPLRTALISAFTLFQVGEFAFLLSTIGIRNNLLTEDVYQNFLAISILTMGLTPFIAAYADQMADWLIRAWLPGNVRQRLIKYHNRKKSHEEEMTSQLHDHLIIIGFGINGHNVARTANKANIPYVAVELDPDIFREARAEGYPVIYGDAADELILHHMHAHEARVVVIAISDPEATKKIITILRQITETAHVIVRTRHVNEIDEILKLGADEVIPEEFETSIQIFTRVLNRYLIPYDKIQSFVSHVRAHNYELLSASGTDEQNPPHMQLHIPDMVIATLPVQGGVNKIVGKTIVESGLKSQFNVTVLAIRRQNRYLTKISPQMTIETDDMLYLFGSPEKIAEVNRFLVLR from the coding sequence ATGGAAATACCTATACTTAAAGAAGTTGTAATTATTCTCGGGCTATCAGTTCTTATCATTCTGGCGTTTCAGCGGCTAAAAATGCCCTCTATTCTGGGTTTTCTTATTACCGGAATGATTGCCGGACCCAATGGCTTGAGTCTAATAAGCGCGTCGCATGAGGTGGAGATTCTCTCCGAAACGGGTGTTATTTTCCTTCTGTTTATTATTGGAATTGAGTTTTCGATTAAAGGGCTTGCCCGGGTAAAGCATACTGTATTGCTGGGTGGTTTGCTTCAGGTGGGTGGTACTATTTTGCTTACATTTCTTTTGGCATATTTGTTGGGTCTTACTGCGCCTCAGGCTGTTTTTATGGGATTTCTTATCTCGTTAAGCAGTACCGCTATTGTGTTGAAAATGCTGGCCGAAAAAGGGCAGATGACCTCTCCCCAGGGGCGTATTGCATTGGCTATCCTTATCTTTCAGGATATTATTGTAGTGCCGATGATTCTGGTAACTCCCTTACTTGCAGGCAATGGGGGTAATTTGTGGATAACCGTATTGGGGCTGATAGCCAAATTTGCGCTGGTAGTGGGTTTGCTGATTGTACTTGCCCGGTATGTGGTGCCTGAGCTGCTGCACCGGGTAGTGAAAACACGAAGCCGTGAGCTATTTATACTCACCATTGTTGTGCTGTGTTTTGCCACAGCCTGGCTCACCTCCTCAGTCGGACTTTCACTGGCGCTGGGCGCTTTCTTTGCCGGTCTTATTATTTCTGAGTCGGATTACAGCCACCAGGCCACAGCCAATATTCTCCCTTTTCGCGAAATATTTATCAGTTTCTTTTTCGTGTCTATTGGCATGTTGCTCGATCTGCGGTATTTTCTTGACCACTTCCTTATTCTGATTCTTTTTACCATTGGTGTTGTTTTGCTAAAAATGGTGGTGGTGGCACTCACGGTCTTGCTTATGCGCTTTCCGCTGCGTACGGCATTGATTTCAGCCTTTACCCTGTTTCAGGTAGGAGAGTTTGCCTTTTTGCTTTCTACCATCGGTATTCGCAATAACCTGCTGACAGAAGATGTTTACCAGAACTTTCTGGCCATTTCAATCCTCACAATGGGATTGACCCCCTTTATTGCAGCTTATGCTGACCAAATGGCTGATTGGCTTATCAGGGCATGGCTTCCGGGGAATGTACGTCAGCGATTGATCAAATACCATAATCGCAAGAAATCCCATGAAGAAGAAATGACCTCTCAGTTGCATGATCATCTGATTATTATCGGATTTGGGATTAATGGACATAATGTGGCGCGTACTGCCAATAAAGCAAATATTCCTTATGTTGCCGTTGAGCTTGATCCTGATATTTTCAGGGAAGCCAGAGCCGAAGGATATCCTGTTATTTATGGCGATGCTGCCGATGAGTTGATTTTGCATCATATGCATGCCCACGAAGCAAGGGTTGTGGTGATTGCCATTTCTGATCCTGAAGCCACCAAAAAGATTATTACTATCCTTCGTCAGATTACTGAAACGGCTCATGTGATTGTGCGTACCCGCCACGTGAATGAAATTGATGAAATTCTGAAACTGGGCGCCGATGAGGTGATTCCTGAGGAATTTGAAACTTCTATTCAGATATTTACGCGGGTACTGAACCGCTACCTGATTCCTTACGACAAAATTCAATCATTTGTGAGTCATGTCAGAGCGCATAATTACGAGCTTCTCAGCGCTTCAGGCACCGATGAGCAAAATCCGCCTCATATGCAGTTGCATATTCCTGATATGGTGATTGCTACTCTTCCGGTGCAGGGAGGCGTCAATAAAATTGTGGGAAAAACGATTGTCGAAAGTGGACTTAAGAGTCAGTTCAATGTGACAGTTCTTGCTATTCGCAGACAAAACCGCTACCTGACCAAAATTTCGCCACAAATGACCATCGAAACTGACGATATGCTCTACCTGTTTGGAAGTCCCGAAAAAATTGCAGAGGTCAACAGGTTTTTAGTTTTAAGATAA
- a CDS encoding OmpA family protein produces the protein MKIRFLNLALIGILWLSVPVFAQDSNNARFESFTNYDFIPGDQLLFFEDFSQDNIGDFPALWTSNGSGEIKTVSIAGGKWLHLNGDNAVYCYTQPIQLPTNFIMEFDIIPDADYYSGIILTLYQDSENLELTDDLYPGEKGIHITLGPEMWETNGYDNITEDANSLTGQASKATVQLEKVNHVIFWVQNRRLRIYHMGQKVLDMNTNIHKDTKFNRFRFSGWDRASLPYISNIRITSAAPDTRSKLLTEGKLVSYGIYFDSGKDIVKPESYATIKDIATVLNENPTVRIQITGHTDSDGNDDSNLDLSKRRAASVKQYLVKEFNIDAGRIETNGKGETEPVAANNSVENKAKNRRVEFIKL, from the coding sequence ATGAAAATCAGATTTCTAAACCTGGCATTGATTGGCATTCTATGGCTATCAGTCCCTGTTTTCGCTCAAGATAGTAACAATGCCAGGTTTGAGTCTTTTACCAATTATGATTTTATACCAGGCGATCAACTGCTGTTTTTTGAAGATTTTTCGCAGGATAACATTGGCGATTTTCCGGCTTTATGGACCAGCAATGGCAGCGGTGAAATCAAAACCGTTAGCATTGCCGGGGGCAAATGGCTGCATCTGAATGGTGACAACGCCGTGTACTGCTACACCCAACCCATTCAATTACCAACCAACTTCATCATGGAGTTTGACATCATTCCTGATGCTGACTATTACAGTGGAATTATCCTAACATTATATCAGGACTCTGAGAACCTGGAACTTACTGACGACCTTTATCCCGGTGAAAAAGGAATTCACATTACCCTCGGCCCCGAAATGTGGGAAACCAATGGTTACGACAATATTACCGAAGACGCGAATAGCCTTACCGGACAGGCTTCCAAAGCCACTGTTCAACTTGAAAAAGTCAATCATGTTATTTTCTGGGTTCAAAACCGCAGGTTACGCATCTATCATATGGGCCAGAAAGTTTTGGATATGAATACCAATATTCACAAGGATACAAAATTCAACCGCTTCCGCTTTTCGGGCTGGGACAGGGCCAGCCTGCCTTACATCAGCAATATTAGAATTACCTCAGCAGCCCCAGACACCCGCAGCAAACTGCTCACCGAAGGCAAACTGGTTTCTTATGGCATTTATTTCGATTCCGGCAAAGACATAGTTAAACCGGAATCCTATGCCACCATCAAAGACATTGCCACTGTGCTCAACGAAAATCCCACTGTGCGTATTCAAATTACCGGCCACACCGATAGCGACGGAAACGACGATTCAAACCTCGACCTGTCGAAAAGAAGAGCTGCCAGTGTGAAACAATACCTGGTAAAAGAGTTTAATATTGATGCCGGTAGAATTGAAACCAATGGCAAAGGCGAAACCGAACCTGTGGCAGCCAATAACTCAGTTGAAAACAAAGCCAAAAACAGAAGAGTTGAGTTTATAAAACTCTGA
- a CDS encoding alpha/beta hydrolase — translation MKKLRFATLLVTLTLMSLVSCSNDDNSDDTPATPSTTEAQTLKDVAYATTSSAQKMDIYIPAGEGPFPAVVLIHGGAFRAGDKAMDAANAALLTANGYVAITINYRLSGEAIFPAAVHDCKAAVRFVRANAATYRINPDKIGSWGASSGGNLSAMLGTSGDDTYLEGTQGDYLSTSSRVQATIDWFGPINFASMVSEGLALGFSSTYNVDNESQYVGVDANDPANIAIVSKANPATYIDENDPPFWIQVGSADPLIPYTQSLNFYNSLRSVLGDSKVSYELLNGAGHGGAQFSTTENLNKAIAFFNSNLK, via the coding sequence ATGAAAAAACTAAGATTTGCAACTTTGTTGGTTACATTAACTCTTATGAGTTTAGTGTCTTGCTCAAATGATGACAATAGTGATGATACACCAGCAACGCCCTCCACTACCGAAGCACAAACCCTCAAGGATGTTGCTTATGCCACTACTTCCAGCGCACAAAAAATGGACATTTATATTCCAGCCGGTGAAGGCCCCTTTCCTGCTGTTGTTTTGATTCACGGCGGAGCATTCAGAGCGGGCGACAAAGCCATGGATGCGGCCAATGCAGCGTTGTTAACAGCCAATGGCTATGTGGCCATCACCATCAACTACCGTTTGAGCGGCGAAGCCATTTTTCCGGCGGCTGTTCATGATTGTAAAGCTGCTGTAAGGTTTGTACGTGCCAATGCAGCCACCTACCGTATTAACCCCGACAAAATTGGTTCGTGGGGCGCATCTTCAGGCGGAAATCTGTCAGCAATGCTTGGCACTTCGGGCGACGACACCTACCTGGAAGGAACCCAGGGTGATTATTTAAGCACCTCATCAAGGGTACAGGCAACCATTGACTGGTTTGGCCCCATTAACTTTGCATCTATGGTTTCAGAAGGCTTAGCCCTTGGTTTTTCGTCTACTTACAATGTCGATAATGAATCGCAGTATGTGGGCGTTGATGCCAACGACCCCGCCAATATTGCCATTGTGAGCAAAGCCAATCCGGCCACATATATTGATGAAAACGACCCTCCATTCTGGATTCAGGTTGGCAGCGCCGATCCGCTAATCCCTTACACGCAAAGCCTCAATTTTTACAATTCTCTGAGAAGTGTGCTGGGCGACAGCAAAGTAAGCTACGAACTTTTGAACGGTGCAGGCCACGGAGGCGCCCAGTTCAGCACAACTGAAAACCTGAATAAAGCCATTGCTTTCTTCAACTCAAATTTAAAGTAA